One part of the Microbulbifer sp. THAF38 genome encodes these proteins:
- a CDS encoding DUF4113 domain-containing protein — MRRRINVNIERTIEELNGIPCLGLEEEPPAKKQIYCTRPFGEKLTDLALILQAATLYASRAAEKLRAQKSLVKSIHLFLHTSPHEPNYYSRSAVVQTPYPTDDTRVIVRLVREVIAHLCRPGCRFMKAGVGLIEIIPRALGQGDLFTPGQSLRAGQTMQAMDRINKKFGRGTLFLGAEGIQKKWKMRQAFTSPAYTTRWGGGFTEGGDLIN, encoded by the coding sequence TTGCGCCGCCGTATCAATGTGAATATTGAGCGCACTATTGAAGAATTGAACGGGATTCCCTGTCTGGGCCTGGAGGAAGAGCCCCCAGCTAAGAAACAGATCTATTGCACCCGCCCCTTTGGTGAAAAGCTCACCGACTTAGCGCTCATACTGCAAGCTGCGACCCTCTATGCCAGCAGGGCCGCAGAGAAACTGCGCGCGCAGAAATCGCTGGTGAAGTCGATTCATCTATTCCTGCACACCTCACCCCATGAACCCAACTACTACAGCCGCAGCGCCGTAGTGCAGACCCCATACCCCACCGATGACACACGGGTAATCGTGCGGCTGGTGAGAGAAGTCATTGCTCATTTATGCCGCCCAGGCTGCCGCTTTATGAAAGCGGGCGTCGGGCTAATCGAAATAATCCCCCGCGCACTGGGGCAGGGTGATTTGTTCACTCCAGGGCAATCGCTCAGGGCAGGGCAGACCATGCAGGCGATGGACCGGATCAATAAAAAGTTTGGTCGCGGGACTTTGTTCCTGGGGGCTGAAGGCATTCAGAAAAAGTGGAAGATGCGGCAGGCGTTTACATCGCCTGCCTATACCACTCGGTGGGGGGGGGGATTTACCGAGGGTGGTGACTTGATTAACTGA
- a CDS encoding ATP-dependent helicase, whose translation MAGDTLTQEQRAIADHSGGHAKIIAVAGSGKTTALLHYVKNRLDTGTPAAQLLVLMYNRSAREDFERRMGQLVSNHIPAVHTFHSVGYRLYQRMMANGHITAANLSPLPQSSVQLQIWKAIEECAPTHELEEIRERKQSEIEAAEFFIDYSKTLLCGEHSALKELKLGDEYGYFLQVFRAFEDWRRSQTAVTYADLIYDPAKLLHEKPELAQQYGGNYEDILVDEYQDINEIQHFLLRVLHGGNGNVIAIGDPDQTIYEWRGSKPEFLLKLFDQDFPPSRIYHLSRTFRYGHQLSLAANHFIENNRDRAEIFCVSADGERQTPIELVNTDKEGRWLVEHLRRCQKQGQSLAGIAVLVRLWSIAAPLELALLANSIPYRSASRNTVLSRRELRPLFWSLNIASGRFSELPPKRRQQGLYEWLTAPHVRIPRKVLEPLCATLATQEKSWGKQLLAKLPETLSKPQAKRLRQRAELLIQIESWRGHAGELLRRHIGELELLSGIAEDAFTRQQGEERQQTILAFYQYLDTLKQPPAQALAHLQELQRQHREGEQTAREAIQITTMHQAKGLEWDQVIIPTLTQHNMPYQSQRDFSTPASLESERRLMYVAMTRAKSKLFLLAPTEEAKRKDPDAAQPSLFIDEMQLPLSQLMAQCLRERPEHIHTDIPVSRQALRYLEACDYNPTLSAPAAPIRKPTQGEALRHNKLGQGRVLKWEDQRIEVQFSDGKTRRFDWVTLARYLV comes from the coding sequence ATGGCTGGCGATACACTGACACAGGAACAGCGGGCCATTGCGGATCACTCCGGGGGCCACGCCAAGATTATTGCCGTGGCCGGCTCCGGCAAAACCACCGCCCTGCTGCACTACGTAAAAAATCGCCTGGATACCGGCACCCCCGCCGCCCAGCTGCTGGTATTGATGTACAACCGCAGCGCGCGGGAGGATTTCGAGCGCCGTATGGGCCAGCTGGTCAGTAATCACATCCCGGCGGTGCACACCTTTCACAGCGTCGGCTACCGCCTGTACCAGCGCATGATGGCCAACGGCCATATCACCGCAGCGAATCTCAGCCCCCTGCCACAATCCAGCGTACAGCTGCAAATCTGGAAGGCCATTGAGGAGTGCGCTCCCACCCACGAGCTGGAGGAAATTCGCGAGCGCAAGCAGTCGGAAATCGAGGCCGCAGAATTTTTTATCGACTACAGCAAAACCCTTCTCTGTGGTGAACACAGTGCGCTCAAGGAACTAAAACTCGGCGACGAATACGGATATTTTTTACAGGTATTTCGCGCCTTCGAAGACTGGCGCCGCAGCCAGACAGCCGTAACCTATGCCGACCTGATCTACGACCCGGCAAAACTGCTCCATGAAAAACCGGAGCTGGCACAACAATACGGCGGAAATTATGAAGATATCCTGGTGGATGAGTACCAGGACATCAATGAGATACAGCACTTTCTGTTACGAGTGTTGCACGGCGGCAATGGCAATGTGATCGCCATTGGCGACCCCGACCAGACCATTTATGAGTGGCGCGGCTCCAAGCCGGAATTCCTGCTCAAACTCTTCGACCAGGATTTTCCGCCGTCTCGCATTTATCACCTGAGCCGTACCTTCCGCTACGGGCACCAGCTGTCCCTGGCCGCTAACCACTTTATTGAAAACAATCGCGACCGCGCCGAGATTTTTTGTGTCTCCGCCGATGGCGAGCGGCAAACCCCGATTGAACTGGTGAACACCGATAAAGAGGGGCGCTGGCTGGTAGAGCACCTGCGCCGTTGCCAAAAGCAGGGCCAATCTTTGGCGGGTATCGCCGTACTGGTGCGCCTCTGGTCTATTGCCGCACCGCTTGAGCTGGCGCTGCTGGCCAACAGCATTCCCTACCGCTCCGCCAGCCGTAACACGGTGCTGTCGCGCCGCGAACTGCGGCCACTGTTCTGGAGCCTGAATATCGCCTCGGGACGTTTTAGCGAACTCCCTCCCAAGCGGCGCCAGCAAGGATTGTACGAATGGCTCACCGCCCCGCATGTACGCATCCCTCGCAAAGTACTCGAACCCCTCTGTGCCACCCTCGCCACACAAGAGAAAAGCTGGGGCAAACAGCTGCTTGCGAAACTTCCAGAAACCCTGAGCAAACCCCAGGCCAAGCGATTGCGCCAAAGAGCGGAGCTTTTGATACAGATAGAGAGCTGGCGCGGCCACGCCGGCGAGCTGTTGCGCCGGCATATCGGTGAGCTGGAACTCCTCAGCGGTATTGCCGAAGACGCCTTCACCCGCCAGCAGGGTGAGGAGAGGCAGCAGACCATTTTGGCCTTCTACCAATATCTGGATACCCTCAAGCAACCTCCGGCACAAGCCTTAGCGCACCTGCAGGAATTGCAGCGGCAACACCGCGAGGGCGAGCAGACTGCCAGAGAGGCCATCCAGATCACCACCATGCACCAGGCCAAAGGGCTGGAGTGGGATCAGGTCATTATTCCCACCCTCACCCAGCACAATATGCCCTACCAGTCCCAGCGGGATTTCAGCACCCCCGCCTCCCTGGAGAGTGAGCGCCGCCTGATGTACGTGGCCATGACGCGGGCAAAGTCCAAACTGTTTCTGCTGGCCCCCACCGAGGAAGCAAAACGCAAAGACCCCGATGCCGCACAACCCTCGTTATTTATCGACGAAATGCAATTGCCTCTCAGCCAGCTGATGGCGCAATGCCTGCGCGAACGCCCCGAACATATCCATACCGATATCCCGGTCTCCCGCCAGGCCCTGCGCTACCTAGAGGCCTGCGACTACAACCCAACACTCAGCGCACCCGCCGCCCCCATACGCAAGCCCACCCAAGGCGAAGCCCTGCGCCACAACAAGCTCGGCCAGGGGCGGGTTTTAAAGTGGGAGGATCAGCGTATTGAGGTACAGTTCAGCGATGGTAAAACACGGCGCTTCGACTGGGTCACCCTGGCCCGCTATTTGGTGTAG
- a CDS encoding SulP family inorganic anion transporter has product MRVQQLIPLWLKRYQPKWLIGDAVAAILASMMLIPQALAYAALAGLPPYLGLYAGLLPLVGYALFGSSSVLSVGPVAILALMTASALTPIATPGSVEYINGAILLALLSGIMLLLMGFLGLGSLSNLLSLPVVNGFVSGAAVLIIAGQIAPLLGIKSEGHTALEILLSTIDNGPLSDPDAALMGLIALSSLIIARLGLPFLLRTLGVEATRAKLLSRLAPMLVVLLSIALTTIFHWEQDLPVVGEIPAGLPDFTLPVFNFSMIYELLLPALIIALLGFVESLSVAHTIALRRGEKLDANAELRGLGTANLLSACSGGFAVTGSFARTAVNDEAGAKSPLSGIIAAVLIALVLLYATKVFTELPVCVLAATIIVAAANLIDLRALARHWHYDRTDGLAMGGTLLGVILFGVEAGIGLGVGLSFATLIWRASRPHIAVVGRVPGTEHFRNVLRYTVKTQPDILFLRIDENLFFSNISAVEDRLFAEVKRQKSLHDLVLILSSVNRIDSTATERLQQVNQDLLERNIRLHLAEVKGPVLDRLGRSKLLQELTGRVFLSAYIAELALRHHNISDDGQPSAPPSPADPT; this is encoded by the coding sequence ATGCGTGTGCAGCAACTGATCCCCCTCTGGCTAAAACGCTACCAGCCCAAGTGGCTGATAGGGGATGCCGTGGCTGCAATCCTTGCCAGCATGATGTTGATTCCCCAGGCACTGGCCTATGCGGCGCTGGCCGGCCTGCCGCCCTACTTGGGACTTTATGCGGGTCTGCTGCCTCTGGTGGGCTATGCCCTGTTCGGCTCCAGCTCAGTACTCTCTGTGGGGCCCGTGGCAATACTGGCCCTGATGACCGCCTCCGCGCTTACCCCAATCGCCACGCCTGGCAGCGTCGAATATATCAATGGGGCCATATTGCTGGCCCTACTCAGCGGAATAATGCTGCTATTGATGGGTTTCCTGGGCCTTGGCAGCCTCTCCAATCTGCTGAGCCTACCGGTGGTCAATGGCTTTGTGTCCGGCGCGGCGGTGCTGATCATCGCGGGGCAAATAGCTCCGCTACTCGGCATTAAAAGTGAGGGGCACACGGCCCTGGAAATTTTGCTGAGCACGATTGATAACGGCCCGCTGAGCGACCCGGATGCAGCCCTGATGGGGCTGATTGCCCTATCCAGCCTGATTATCGCGCGCCTCGGGCTTCCTTTTTTACTGCGCACCCTGGGCGTTGAGGCCACACGGGCAAAGTTGCTATCGCGCCTGGCCCCAATGCTGGTTGTGCTGCTCTCCATCGCCCTCACCACCATTTTCCACTGGGAGCAGGATTTGCCCGTGGTGGGCGAAATCCCTGCGGGCCTGCCGGATTTCACCCTGCCGGTTTTTAATTTCTCCATGATTTACGAGCTATTGCTGCCGGCACTGATTATCGCCCTGCTCGGCTTTGTCGAGAGCCTCTCGGTGGCCCATACCATCGCCCTTCGGCGCGGGGAAAAGCTCGATGCCAATGCGGAACTACGCGGCCTCGGTACCGCCAATCTTCTCAGTGCCTGTTCCGGAGGGTTTGCGGTAACCGGCAGCTTTGCACGCACCGCGGTGAACGATGAAGCGGGGGCAAAATCACCGCTAAGTGGCATTATCGCCGCAGTGTTGATAGCCCTGGTACTGCTCTATGCCACCAAGGTGTTTACCGAACTGCCGGTGTGTGTGCTGGCCGCAACCATTATTGTGGCGGCAGCCAACCTGATTGACCTGCGCGCACTGGCACGACACTGGCACTATGACCGCACCGATGGCCTGGCCATGGGCGGCACCCTACTAGGCGTCATACTGTTTGGCGTGGAAGCGGGTATCGGCCTGGGCGTGGGGCTTTCTTTCGCTACCCTTATTTGGCGCGCCAGTCGGCCTCATATCGCCGTGGTGGGGCGTGTTCCCGGCACCGAGCACTTCCGCAATGTGCTGCGCTATACGGTAAAAACCCAGCCGGACATTCTTTTCCTACGCATCGATGAAAATTTGTTTTTCAGCAATATCAGCGCGGTAGAAGACCGCCTGTTTGCAGAGGTGAAACGGCAAAAGAGCCTGCATGACTTGGTGCTGATTCTCTCTTCGGTCAACCGCATCGACAGCACCGCCACCGAGCGCCTGCAGCAGGTCAACCAAGACCTGCTGGAGCGCAATATCCGCCTGCACCTGGCGGAAGTTAAGGGCCCGGTACTGGACCGGCTGGGACGCTCCAAGCTGCTGCAAGAATTAACCGGCCGGGTATTCCTCTCTGCCTACATCGCCGAACTGGCCCTGCGCCATCACAATATCAGTGACGATGGCCAACCCAGCGCTCCCCCCTCCCCCGCCGATCCCACTTGA
- a CDS encoding YeeE/YedE family protein produces MMKTTVTALLAGLIFGLGLLLSGMANPEKVLGFLDIAGAWDPSLALVMAGAIAVSLPAFQLFKGRKESLLKETLQLPTNTHIDRRLVIGGLMFGIGWGLAGFCPGPAIVASGAGLEKALIFTLAMLAGMGIFRLGAHKMIPARG; encoded by the coding sequence ATGATGAAAACCACTGTGACTGCGTTACTGGCGGGCTTGATCTTCGGACTGGGCTTGTTGTTATCCGGTATGGCTAACCCGGAAAAGGTATTGGGCTTTTTAGATATTGCCGGCGCCTGGGACCCCTCCCTGGCACTGGTTATGGCGGGCGCCATCGCCGTCAGTCTGCCCGCCTTTCAATTATTTAAAGGGCGCAAAGAATCCCTATTAAAAGAAACCTTACAGTTGCCAACCAATACCCATATTGACCGCCGCCTGGTGATAGGCGGCCTGATGTTTGGGATCGGCTGGGGCTTGGCGGGCTTCTGCCCCGGCCCCGCCATTGTGGCGAGCGGTGCCGGGCTGGAAAAAGCACTGATATTTACCCTGGCCATGCTGGCCGGCATGGGCATCTTCAGGCTCGGCGCTCATAAGATGATCCCGGCGCGCGGATAA
- a CDS encoding YeeE/YedE family protein has product MTIDWTAFTPATALAGGALIGLASVLLLIFNGRIAGISGVLGGLLEGSSGIGWRLAFIIGLLAAPLAWQLFVALPPIKIEAGYPTLIAAGLLVGFGTRLGSGCTSGHGVCGLSRLSPRSLVATLVFMAAGFATVYVVRHLLAA; this is encoded by the coding sequence ATGACCATCGATTGGACTGCCTTCACCCCCGCCACGGCACTCGCCGGCGGTGCTCTTATTGGGCTCGCCAGCGTCCTATTGCTGATTTTTAATGGCCGCATTGCCGGCATCTCTGGTGTTTTAGGCGGCCTGCTGGAAGGCAGCTCCGGTATCGGCTGGCGCCTGGCTTTTATTATCGGCCTACTGGCTGCACCGCTGGCCTGGCAGCTCTTTGTCGCCCTCCCCCCCATCAAAATTGAGGCGGGCTACCCCACCCTGATCGCCGCCGGCCTGCTGGTGGGCTTCGGCACCCGTTTGGGCTCCGGCTGCACCAGCGGTCATGGGGTCTGCGGCCTATCCCGTCTCTCACCCCGCTCACTGGTCGCCACGTTAGTGTTTATGGCCGCGGGCTTTGCCACGGTTTATGTTGTGCGCCACCTGCTGGCCGCTTAA
- a CDS encoding helix-turn-helix transcriptional regulator, producing MPDTSSLDLNKMRDSAGQAAAMLRSLANQDRLLLLCQLSQEELNVGELEERLGLRQPSLSQQLGVLRREGLVDTRREGKHVYYRVADPRVLALLQTLYQLYCAE from the coding sequence ATGCCCGATACCTCCAGCCTCGATTTAAACAAGATGCGCGATTCCGCCGGCCAAGCCGCGGCCATGCTGCGCTCCCTGGCCAACCAAGACCGCTTGTTACTGCTGTGCCAACTCAGCCAGGAAGAACTTAATGTAGGCGAACTTGAGGAACGCCTGGGTCTTCGCCAGCCCAGCCTCTCCCAACAGCTGGGTGTCCTACGCCGCGAGGGGTTGGTGGACACCCGCCGGGAGGGCAAACACGTTTACTACCGAGTAGCTGACCCACGGGTTCTGGCACTTCTACAAACTCTTTATCAACTCTACTGCGCGGAGTAA
- a CDS encoding MBL fold metallo-hydrolase — MPQVKQSTQVRPFLDRETETWSYVVYDRAGGSAAVVDTVLNFDTASGRTSNKGAQEIVAFIREKNLTLEWILETHAHADHLSAAPFLREQLGGRIAIGEQICQVQKIFREVFNLEREFLADGSQFDHLFKDGEHFQVGELEARVIYSPGHTPADMAWLIGDALFVGDTLFMPDVGSARCDFPGGDAAQLYLSVKKILSLPDETRMFMCHDYPPQGQREHQCETTVGAQRRENIHLRDGISESEFVAIRKKRDASLPMPRLIIPSVQVNIRAGQFPPAESNGTVYLKVPLNQL, encoded by the coding sequence ATGCCGCAGGTAAAGCAAAGCACTCAGGTGCGGCCGTTCCTCGACAGAGAGACCGAAACCTGGAGCTATGTGGTATACGACAGGGCCGGTGGCTCGGCCGCCGTGGTGGATACCGTGCTCAACTTTGACACGGCATCCGGGCGTACCAGCAACAAGGGTGCGCAAGAAATAGTGGCGTTTATCCGGGAAAAGAATCTCACCCTGGAGTGGATACTGGAAACCCACGCCCATGCCGACCACCTCTCTGCGGCGCCTTTCCTGCGGGAGCAGTTGGGTGGACGCATCGCCATCGGTGAGCAGATTTGCCAGGTGCAGAAGATTTTCCGCGAGGTTTTTAACCTGGAGAGGGAGTTTCTTGCCGATGGCAGCCAGTTTGATCACCTATTCAAGGATGGTGAACATTTTCAGGTGGGAGAGCTGGAGGCGCGGGTGATTTATAGCCCCGGCCACACTCCCGCGGATATGGCCTGGTTGATCGGCGATGCCCTGTTTGTGGGAGATACCCTGTTTATGCCGGATGTGGGCAGTGCCCGATGTGATTTCCCCGGAGGCGATGCCGCACAACTGTATTTGTCGGTGAAAAAAATATTATCCCTGCCGGACGAAACCCGCATGTTCATGTGTCACGATTACCCACCGCAGGGTCAGCGGGAGCACCAGTGTGAAACCACTGTGGGGGCCCAGCGACGGGAAAATATCCACCTGCGCGACGGTATTAGCGAAAGCGAGTTTGTGGCAATCCGTAAAAAACGCGATGCCAGCCTGCCCATGCCGCGGCTGATTATCCCCTCAGTGCAGGTCAATATTCGTGCCGGCCAGTTTCCTCCGGCAGAATCCAACGGCACAGTCTATCTAAAAGTGCCGCTGAATCAGCTGTAA
- a CDS encoding TIGR01244 family sulfur transferase — MNIKKLDEQVSVSEHIACEEMAPLAQSGVQVVVCNCPEGESEAHPSYEAMERAAQNAGLRFIAIPFTRGRMTREHCEAFRNVLQSGEKIHAFCRTGNRSSQVWAGAKILMGADKKQLHSQAQAAGFDVSAALVSIDS, encoded by the coding sequence ATGAATATTAAAAAATTAGATGAGCAAGTGAGCGTTTCTGAACATATTGCCTGTGAAGAGATGGCACCTCTGGCACAGAGTGGTGTACAGGTGGTGGTTTGCAACTGCCCGGAAGGGGAGAGTGAGGCACACCCCAGCTACGAAGCCATGGAGCGGGCCGCTCAGAACGCCGGCCTACGCTTTATTGCGATTCCTTTTACCCGTGGGCGAATGACCCGGGAGCACTGCGAGGCCTTTCGCAATGTATTGCAGAGCGGTGAAAAAATTCATGCATTCTGCCGCACCGGCAATCGTTCAAGTCAGGTTTGGGCCGGGGCCAAAATTTTAATGGGTGCCGATAAAAAACAGTTGCATAGCCAGGCTCAGGCAGCAGGCTTTGATGTCAGTGCCGCGCTGGTCTCTATCGATTCCTAA
- a CDS encoding SulP family inorganic anion transporter gives MQKLSRWFPIFTTFQSYNRRTFNRDLLAAAIVTVLLIPQSLAYALLAGLPAEVGLYASMVPLVVYGIFGSSSTLSVGPVAVISLMSAAALGEVTATGEVDYLSAAAALALLSGGILFLLGTLRLGMLANFLSHPVISGFITASALLIALSQLRHLLGVAAHGDTAPELLLSLWQNLQSINSLALITGVGVVIFLYWARAFAAKWLEKMGLSRSNAELFARAAPVLGVLVTIALSAFMNFEAQQVALVGAIPAGLPPLSLPNLSLPLLQSLFVPALMIAIIGYVESISVAKTLAAKRRQRIDGNQELVALGMANISSGLSGGFPVSGGFSRSVVNDAAGAQTQFASLFTALGIAMAALFLTPFLYYLPKTTLAATIIVAVLSLVDFSILRKTWHFAKADFIAVTLTIAVTLLMGVEPGVACGVAASLLLFIYRASKPHIAEVGLVEGTEHFRNIHRHQVKTVPEILTFRVDGRLIFSNIGVLEDRIYTGLANNPQVRHVILMCSAVNEIDWSALEVLESMNANLADRGVRFHLSEVKGPVMDCLEKSSFLQKLSGRVFLSQYQAFVQLG, from the coding sequence ATGCAGAAACTCTCCCGATGGTTTCCCATCTTCACTACTTTTCAATCCTATAACCGCCGCACTTTTAACCGGGATCTACTCGCCGCAGCAATAGTCACGGTGCTGCTGATTCCCCAATCCCTTGCCTACGCCCTGTTAGCGGGGCTGCCGGCGGAAGTGGGCCTCTATGCCAGTATGGTGCCGCTGGTGGTCTACGGTATTTTCGGTTCTAGTAGTACTTTATCTGTGGGGCCGGTCGCAGTGATCTCTCTGATGAGTGCCGCCGCCCTGGGAGAGGTCACTGCTACTGGTGAGGTGGATTACCTGAGCGCGGCCGCCGCCCTGGCGCTGCTCTCCGGGGGAATACTTTTTTTGTTGGGCACTTTACGTCTCGGCATGCTGGCGAACTTTCTCTCCCACCCAGTGATCTCTGGTTTTATTACTGCTTCCGCATTATTGATTGCACTCAGCCAGCTGCGGCATTTATTGGGGGTGGCCGCCCATGGTGATACTGCACCGGAGTTACTGCTATCGCTATGGCAGAACCTGCAAAGCATCAATAGCCTCGCCTTGATAACTGGAGTGGGGGTGGTGATTTTTCTCTATTGGGCCAGAGCCTTTGCTGCAAAATGGCTGGAGAAAATGGGCTTGTCTCGCAGTAATGCCGAACTGTTTGCCAGGGCGGCACCGGTGCTGGGTGTGCTGGTAACCATTGCCTTATCAGCTTTCATGAATTTTGAAGCGCAACAAGTGGCGCTGGTAGGCGCTATTCCCGCCGGTTTACCACCGCTATCACTGCCGAACCTATCATTGCCGCTACTGCAATCTTTATTTGTGCCTGCACTAATGATCGCCATTATTGGCTATGTAGAATCTATTTCGGTAGCCAAAACCCTCGCAGCCAAGCGACGACAAAGAATTGATGGTAATCAAGAGTTGGTTGCCCTGGGCATGGCTAATATCAGCTCCGGCCTTTCTGGTGGTTTCCCGGTGAGTGGTGGCTTTTCTCGCTCGGTAGTGAATGATGCTGCGGGTGCGCAGACACAATTTGCCAGCCTGTTTACGGCATTGGGTATCGCGATGGCCGCGCTCTTTTTAACTCCTTTTCTTTATTACCTACCGAAAACCACCCTGGCCGCTACTATTATTGTTGCGGTTCTCTCCCTGGTGGACTTCTCCATCCTGCGTAAAACCTGGCACTTTGCCAAGGCAGATTTTATTGCCGTTACCCTGACAATCGCCGTTACCCTGTTAATGGGCGTCGAGCCCGGTGTAGCCTGTGGTGTTGCCGCATCCTTATTATTATTTATCTATCGGGCCTCCAAACCTCATATAGCCGAAGTGGGCCTGGTGGAGGGCACCGAGCATTTTCGCAATATTCACCGGCACCAGGTAAAAACTGTTCCCGAGATCCTCACCTTCCGCGTAGATGGCCGCCTGATTTTCTCTAATATCGGCGTACTGGAAGACCGTATCTATACCGGCCTTGCCAATAATCCTCAGGTGAGACATGTCATTCTGATGTGCAGCGCGGTGAATGAGATTGATTGGAGTGCATTAGAAGTTTTAGAGTCTATGAATGCGAACCTGGCTGATAGAGGGGTTCGTTTTCATCTCTCCGAAGTTAAAGGGCCGGTGATGGATTGTCTGGAGAAAAGTAGTTTTTTGCAGAAGTTGTCTGGGCGGGTATTTTTGAGTCAGTATCAGGCGTTTGTGCAGCTAGGCTAG
- a CDS encoding sulfotransferase domain-containing protein: MSARRRYLHPFLDSDRWQKFEPRSGDIVIATPFKSGTTWMQMIVLGLLHGIKNPPLLREVGHWIDFRPAPEEEILSRLEEQSSRRFIKTHLPFDAIKYDKNIKYIVVDRDPRDVFMSLWNHYKNMDVDLVNSDLPLGVHPIPPCPDSIHEFWKSWLTKGYFEWESEGYPFWSNLRHVQSWFDVKDLDNVLHVHYNNLLLDSESEIKRVAKFIEVEISDEEANSLANYTSFESTKKNLNKLFPGGYRLFKNGPDTFFHKGKNGRWRSVLTQEDEKLLSEASDTMLSKACFKWLTFGTL, encoded by the coding sequence ATGTCAGCCAGAAGAAGGTATTTACACCCCTTCTTAGATAGTGATAGATGGCAGAAATTCGAGCCAAGAAGTGGAGATATCGTAATTGCCACTCCTTTTAAATCTGGCACTACGTGGATGCAAATGATTGTTTTAGGACTTTTGCATGGCATCAAAAATCCACCGTTATTGAGAGAGGTGGGGCACTGGATAGATTTTAGGCCGGCACCTGAGGAGGAGATACTTTCGCGTCTTGAAGAGCAGTCTTCACGAAGGTTCATTAAGACCCATTTGCCCTTCGATGCAATTAAATATGATAAAAATATTAAATATATTGTAGTTGATCGTGATCCTAGGGATGTCTTTATGTCTCTCTGGAATCACTACAAAAATATGGATGTTGACTTGGTTAATAGTGACCTTCCACTAGGTGTCCATCCTATACCACCGTGCCCTGATAGCATCCATGAATTCTGGAAGTCATGGCTAACAAAGGGGTATTTTGAATGGGAGAGCGAGGGGTATCCTTTCTGGTCAAACTTGAGGCATGTGCAGTCATGGTTTGATGTGAAAGATTTGGATAATGTGTTACACGTGCATTACAACAACCTACTGCTTGATAGTGAATCAGAAATTAAGCGTGTCGCCAAATTTATTGAGGTCGAGATTTCCGATGAGGAAGCGAATTCCTTGGCCAATTACACTTCCTTTGAATCTACGAAGAAAAATCTAAATAAATTATTTCCTGGTGGCTATCGCCTATTTAAAAATGGCCCAGATACATTTTTTCATAAGGGAAAGAACGGTCGATGGAGAAGTGTATTAACTCAAGAAGATGAAAAGCTGCTGTCTGAGGCTTCCGACACCATGCTCAGTAAAGCTTGCTTCAAGTGGCTGACCTTTGGAACCTTGTAG